From one Rhopalosiphum padi isolate XX-2018 chromosome 2, ASM2088224v1, whole genome shotgun sequence genomic stretch:
- the LOC132921876 gene encoding LOW QUALITY PROTEIN: titin (The sequence of the model RefSeq protein was modified relative to this genomic sequence to represent the inferred CDS: deleted 1 base in 1 codon), translating to MESDDDYYTVSECLSSKVSSYGSCTPIASDQEEEYDTDTIVREVLQTRKLMLSPVRGCVETSEYIYKDTPILRTEKQPKCRDVLELKVLELCPELTLLGETLEEASSLQAEHERVLEKIQEKQSPVNELLKKADHLIATQNTQPEVYAAMADSLGLAWKDVNDILQKRSYLLHLNVEYHRQAEVCMERIRTLEMLCHSYLPTDVESIKNHLEHIQEVRKSILEALMVALGNGTQLLDVLKEMQAKGTLDSRPGYNYHSISLAVSQVEHWLEKLHDKRHSLDIDCHERKTMLEKRLTISLLVTDLNLLENILSERKNSLEKVKNCLGDSQYECSKFTEVNSNLITEAKDIRDQALRVAKATEQLVLTKGFMEEDYKFKAYKLLELATEYLEELNKRENLLDAAMKFFETAEKVLRAWETILQHSSDEQLASKNTYVTETVKRTGASVIQEGNLILKDLPEAEGVKRVVDELERKKQLILSIVMKDREKYMESSEAVNTFSENYNNIFSWLVSLAESFLHEHNSMGTNLTEAREFLISHKTLQRDLRSRGIDINALVNSTSLPPLTYIDAETRVDLESKSVVLKDHWAYLDRILDWRIQLSELYVKFFTSSEHLNIEFSNLDSIIGDHVDVSDQRLDSAHKYWTNILQLYIQLKNTGEKFLHQSAKSEDAHLELDVARDRVRSLLDTFVDRKTRTTSVWETWQRASAENKLDKVLWSETMCESSKTVDWVSKLESQLYPVLKSEPSSIDRHISEVKQKLNNVLPEVKRAQDDIESRIKTAEELIGKGNIQGDNISIPPRLKELHSRLVGITTEYQNLLDMFLSFFNSLQEFHNTVKESERGRPADIFNHKLNEVEELLKKHNQSRQAVLDSFKTVYAENIRLMDKIKQQEPQKSGEQDMYVVRYLMENERNLWDQSCEIYCQKIEQQQQLSQFDNDLIQINNNLNDLSQQLSSTRGQYGANLASAKSASLAFHYFEKTILLLEQRIETFINAANSLMNFDHNKSEHIREELNKLKSRWDTFQEQVLESRKHIDLCVQYFTLINEAQDWFHEGSILLMNIARKSTEVKTSEEASALLKEIEIFLKPGDIRQDERLNQIHELSIQLFGEHAIAEVPQVVTENKELLDSFSMIAKELKSFDDKLKSKEKYEINSEVNQIITNTYEEIMTSTSITNGVSLNEDNIPSSKKIKLEEIIKPKPSVVVPLQDNTVDEGKTFTFECSIEGEPSKVTWFKDNISIDNNPDYQTSKIGNRYILTIEETFVEDSAKFTCRAENDSDVIETSAYLSVKECAPEHQISPSVFTKLLSDLIVKEGDACSFSCKAEGNPLPTVQWYKDDICIDNSPQYQITYNNGEALLKIEHTNSSTHGGKYTCVATNRLGSDSTTSMLLIDALEKSEDGPTFIVPLSNVMARAGQKLKLECEVETNKPPVLIWFHNGKVMKEIKDFKVSENRGKINLIIPEAYPKDAGTYSLTIKTEHGEATSSCQVSVKGILPNETSDSEIASDLEPIKPSIPLRLKEQTVLEGGSVHLKCVIIGQPEPEVIWYHDGRPVKESKDIQLLFQGDQCSLIIKEAFIEDAGEYKVVAINSAGEASSTCVLSVEPKSVPDIDEHVVSPKFTKLLSDVLVREGDSITLECNADGCPKPDFKWIRNTVEIKPDQRITLSTDEDGTATLHIHNALPVDKGQYTVIAVNKAGEAKCFSHVIVKAISTFESAVKPSTDKVHFEEKLETPLFTETFSPNVNVVPGESVKFECIVVGKPAPKVRWLFNEKPVSGKSFLVSTSGDRQVLTIPEVNAEHDGIVECVAENEAGKCRCVSSLKIKESEVVPLTMAYNGGGDLKHTVSEVYESSSKFESKQSTFMSSSSSISGDNAPKFKLDSFSLQSEKQSRQFGDNAPVQSESLRTEEYHNTDGQESQHVSDLSSTNISEEHQTSFFERGLYNQGGLVKDTSQKSLLERNISKHTRKEMAPRFVSAPQGKIAEQGRDVFLDAIIDSYPPSDITWSKNGIELISDGVKLIITNEVNKTRLDIKRLTVEDSGQYTCKAMNAAGGTSCTTDVIVKKNVFPPVMCRRLLPNTVAEGERVVLEIEVAGTPEPTVSWFKNNQPLSTTLNLYRLRQQGNCSAVVIEKATTEHAGEYKVVAKNEGGEAVSCADLRVVQPLPDIGLNLLPTYASNDNTDKVNVDYYKSIVPMNQSKQLNIISKTQENSHFSKSVFVQESINNTKDVVMTVNRSETNDFDLNSNNTNANYETTEKQISVQNENIENGSITKKSALQFFKNVIEDNKVEKSSNSTIASSTGTYKRESPVDKFNNNSNNFVSVKSYNIEENVSNSSFKQSNDAEVILEPGPPPTFDYMPRAQSVKKDQMTERLRRLSTNQKLLSPEQIPSGAVRIFPDVTSEVKQEVFEETCVKKEVIKSGLSDNTTTHTHLATSQAPLPHSEPHVPLLRPQADIDVRPGSPRPSAEAISMEKLWTKAHSSHVQKTPVSFSPVHMKTYSSSESQSFVSETIEKNGELIKNESKEEKQGSLKIDDGVKKVSESFSEISIGPTKHVEPPRNEIKRPASAHLFNEAISKDSFFGNKIQTQHFSEESSQIKTSSMYDVKSNISENIERNSFNAKSDRQLKSNQSYDRNMQNTYQFLPERSIGPIKHVEPPSNDKVSSNFTRSHSVETAREKQWASQSPVAFRGPPQNKTYSSFEAHSSFSKSLEKDGVLVASEFNEEGGRVVDDGVQKVYDSFSERSKLPSKIADLSKNTNKSNSIKTMQKMFEQTGSSSTVSNVASNIRPYSRIKSRASDSDFESEAELSKYNVEQKVSESYNSFESKMYSSKTQLQEIKSTSMIMQSPIRESGYAADTDEPRGFQSEAVANNQTFNSKRNSGFQSASIKKAEFLENERRQPNRAHPMQWANQYNQHCRAQVRSPAKFVRGEFRESDYESDYECRIQPIWRPNDSESEEPVYKPVRPGFKTPVKKVEGSRHLQPVKSVAAPVEAFELKPGSPPEMGFAPSPDVHRSVSFVESECNESVQRTTHFLSSDGRGHGHGTLERNAEAKRLQRVDEMRKRFEQKSLCPAESGSVQQAVSSQLTQGTNQIDLSQTGIPYFKHDFGYEFGVVYPVNARNGNTANPTDSVNIPVIHEFSKTVRAQTSEMSNPNTHREHFKTITDGTVISPIYQKELSVTEHSDPSHSSPFFATPLKDIAVVSGKPARFECIVQGEPVSEIVWSCNGQVLENSDCYQAQYRNGVCRLTIPRTYQFNAGSYSCTVSNYLGSSSTSADLRVSGESRTFIQH from the exons ccGTATCTCAAGTAGAACATTGGTTGGAAAAACTTCACGATAAACGTCATTCGTTGGACATCGACTGTCATGAACGTAAGACAATGTTGGAAAAACGACTGACAATATCTTTACTAGTCACTGATTTAAATTTACTTGAAAACATACTATCTGAAAGAAAAAACTCTcttgaaaaagttaaaaactgTCTTGGTGATTCCCAGTACGAATGTTCTAAATTTACGGAAGTCAACTCTAATTTGATAACTGAGGCAAAAGATATAAGAGACCAAGCGCTGAGAGTAGCAAAAGCTACCGAGCAGTTGGTGTTAACTAAAGGTTTCATGGAGGAAGATTATAAATTCAAAGCGTATAAACTATTAGAATTAGCGACTGAATACTTGGAAGAACTAAATAAGAGAGAAAATCTTTTAGATGCCGCTATGAAATTCTTCGAGACCGCCGAGAAA GTCCTCCGAGCATGGGAAACCATACTTCAGCATTCATCCGATGAGCAATTGGCATCAAAGAACACGTACGTTACAGAGACGGTAAAGCGAACCGGCGCCTCAGTAATTCAAGAaggaaatttaatattgaaagatTTACCAGAGGCagag ggCGTTAAACGGGTTGTAGACGAGTTGGAAAGGAAAAAACAGTTAATACTATCGATTGTTATGAAAGACCGTGAAAAATATATGGAATCTTCAGAAGCAGTCAACACATTCTCagagaattataataat atattttcatGGCTAGTTAGTTTAGCTGAATCATTTTTACACGAACATAATTCTATGGGTACAAATCTCACGGAAGCACGAGAATTTTTAATATCCCATAAAACTCTACAAAGAGACCTTAGG TCTCGAGGGATCGACATTAATGCATTGGTAAACTCAACAAGTTTGCCACCGTTAACGTACATCGATGCTGAAACAAGGGTGGATCTGGAAAGTAAATCGGTCGTGTTAAAAGACCATTGGGCATATTTGGATAGAATATTGGACTGGCGGATACAATTGTCTGAGTTATATGTCAAATTTTTCACGTCATCTGAACATTTGAACATCGAATTTTCAAACTTGGACTCGATCATCGGAGATCATGTTGATGTGTCTGATCAAAGATTAGATTCTGCGCACAAGTATTggacaaatattttacaattatacatcCAACTTAAGAACACAGGAGAAAAGTTTTTACATCAAAGTGCAAAA TCGGAGGACGCTCATCTGGAACTAGACGTAGCACGAGACCGCGTGCGATCGTTACTGGACACGTTCGTGGACAGGAAAACGAGAACTACTTCCGTCTGGGAGACTTGGCAGCGGGCGTCAGCTGAAAACAAACTGGACAAAGTGCTCTGGTCGGAAACAATGTGCGAGAGCAGTAAG acagTAGATTGGGTTTCCAAATTGGAATCTCAATTATATCCAGTGTTGAAATCTGAACCGTCATCAATAGATCGACATATTTCAGAGGTTAAACAGAAGTTAAATAATGTACTACCGGAAGTTAAAAGGGCCCAAGACGATATCGAGTCCAGAATAAAAACAGCCGAAGAACTTATTGGAAAAG GAAATATTCAAGGTGACAATATTTCTATTCCTCCAAGGTTAAAAGAACTTCATAGTCGACTTGTTGGAATCACTACAGAGTATCAGAATCTTTTAGATATGTTCTTATCATTTTTCAATTCTTTACAAGAA tttcataataCAGTCAAAGAATCTGAAAGAGGAAGGCCTGCTGATATTTTCAACCATAAATTGAACGAAGTCGAAGAACTCCTTAAGAAACACAACCAATCCAGACAAGCAGTTTTAGatagttttaaaactgtttatgcCGAAAATATTCGTTTAATGGATAAAATTAAGCaacag GAACCTCAAAAATCTGGAGAGCAAGATATGTATGTCGTTCGTTATTTAATGGAAAACGAAAGAAACCTTTGGGATCAATCATGCGAAATTTATTGTCAAAAAATCGAACAACAGCAACAATTAAGTCAGTTTGACAATGATCTCATTCAGATCAACAACAATTTGAACGATCTTTCGCAACAACTTTCATCTACGCGAGGACAATATGGTGCAAATTTAGCATCTGCCAAATCAGCCTCACTTGCTTTTCATTATTTCGAAAAAACTATATTA ctcTTAGAACAACGAATTGAAACATTCATTAATGCTGCAAACTCATTGATGAATTTCGATCATAATAAGTCTGAACACATCCGagaagaattaaataaattgaagtcTAGATGGGATACTTTCCAAGAACAAGTGTTAGAAAGTCGAAAGCATATTGATCTGTGTGTTCAATATTTTACGTTAATTAACGAA gCACAAGATTGGTTCCACGAAGGAAGTATTCTTCTTATGAATATTGCTCGAAAATCAACCGAAGTCAAAACAAGTGAAGAAGCTTCAgcattattaaaagaaattgaaatatttttaaaacctggTGATATAAGACAAGATGAGAGATTAAATCAAATACATGAACTTAGTATTCAACTTTTTGGAGAACACGCAATTGCTGAAGTGCCCCAAGTTGTTACGGAAAATAAAGAACTTCTTGATTCATTCTCTATGATTGCAAAAGAGTTAAAGTCTTTTGACGATAAGCTTAAAtctaaagaaaaatatgaaatcaatAGTGaagtaaatcaaataattactaatacttACGAAGAAATAATGACATCCACATCAATaactaat GGCGTGTCACTAAATGAAGATAATATCCCATCGtcaaagaaaataaaacttGAAGAAATCATTAAACCTAAACCTTCAGTAGTTGTACCATTACAAGATAACACGGTTGATGAAGGGAAAACATTTACATTTGAATGcag caTTGAAGGCGAACCTTCAAAAGTAACTTGGTTCAAAGACAATATTTCCATCGATAATAATCCAGACTATCAGACATCTAAAATTGGTAATCGATATATACTGACAATCGAAGAAACGTTTGTAGAAGATTCGGCTAAATTTACATGTCGGGCCGAAAATGATTCTGATGTTATTGAAACAAGTGCATATCTATCAGTTAAAG aatGTGCACCTGAACACCAAATTAGTCCATCTGTATTTACAAAATTGCTATCAGATTTGATAGTAAAAGAAGGTGATGCTTGTTCGTTTTCTTGCAAGGCAGAAGGTAATCCTCTCCCAACAGTGCAGTGGTATAAAGATGACATTTGTATAGATAATAGCCCTCAATaccaaattacatataataatggcGAAGCGTTGTTAAAAATTGAACACACCAATTCGTCTACCCACGGTGGAAAATATACCTGTGTTGCCACTAACAGACTTGGTTCAGATTCAACTACTTCTATGTTATTAATTGACG CTCTGGAAAAGTCTGAAGATGGGCCGACGTTTATTGTGCCTCTATCTAACGTAATGGCTAGAGCCGGTCAAAAGTTGAAATTGGAATGTGAAGTTGAAACGAATAAGCCACCTGTATTGATTTGGTTTCACAATGGGAAAGTCATGAAAGAAATAAAAGATTTCAAG GTTTCTGAAAATcgtggaaaaattaatttaattattccgGAAGCCTATCCTAAAGATGCAGGCACTTATAGTTTAACCATCAAAACGGAACACGGTGAAGCAACCAGTAGTTGTCAAGTATCGGTGAAAGGTATACTACCAAATGAAACTTCCGATTCGGAAATTGCAAGTGACTTGGAACCGATCAAACCGTCAATACCGTTGCGCTTAAAAGAACAAACCGTTTTGGAAGGCGGAAGTGTTCATTTAAAATGCGTAATTATTGGACAGCCTGAACCCgag GTTATATGGTATCACGATGGAAGACCCGTTAAAGAATCCAAAGACATTCAGCTTTTATTCCAAGGCGATCAGTGTTCACTTATAATCAAAGAGGCTTTTATCGAAGACGCGGGGGAATACAAAGTAGTGGCTATTAACTCGGCCGGAGAAGCCAGCAGCACATGCGTATTAAGTGTTGAGCCAAAATCAG tacCTGATATAGACGAACATGTGGTTTCGCCAAAGTTCACCAAGCTATTATCGGACGTATTGGTGAGGGAAGGTGATTCTATTACTTTAGAATGTAACGCCGACGGCTGTCCGAAACCCGATTTTAAATGGATTAGGAATACTGTGGAAATCAAACCCGACCAAAGGATAACa ttgAGTACGGACGAAGATGGTACGGCGACACTTCACATACATAACGCTCTGCCGGTTGACAAAGGACAGTATACCGTGATAGCAGTGAACAAAGCCGGAGAAGCCAAGTGTTTTTCACACGTAATCGTAAAAGCTATTTCGACGTTTGAGTCGGCAGTCAAGCCCTCGACGGATAAAGTCCATTTCGAAGAGAAGTTGGAAACACCGTTATTTACCGAAACGTTTTCGCCAAACGTGAACGTAGTCCCTGGCGAAAGTGTGAAATTCGAATGTATCGTTGTTGGCAAACCCGCTCCAAAg GTCCGCTGGCTTTTCAACGAGAAGCCGGTAAGCGGAAAATCGTTCTTAGTGTCTACCAGTGGCGATCGTCAGGTACTCACCATTCCCGAAGTGAACGCTGAACACGACGGAATAGTCGAGTGCGTGGCCGAGAACGAAGCAGGCAAATGCAGATGCGTGTCTTCGCTTAAAATAAAAG aaagtGAAGTTGTTCCATTAACCATGGCCTACAACGGTGGCGGTGATTTAAAACATACGGTTTCCGAAGTTTATGAATCCAGTTCGAAATTCGAGTCGAAACAATCAACGTTCAtgtcgtcatcgtcatcgatCAGTGGCGACAATGCTCCTAAATTTAAATTGGATTCTTTCAGTTTACAGTCGGAAAAACAAAGCAGACAGTTTGGAGACAACGCTCCAGTACAG TCCGAATCGTTACGAACAGAAGAGTACCATAACACGGACGGACAGGAAAGTCAACATGTGAGCGATCTGAGTTCCACCAATATATCCGAAGAACATCAAACTTCATTTTTCGAACGAGGCCTATACAACCAAGGTGGTCTCGTTAAGGACACCTCACAAAAATCGTTGCTTGAAAGAAATATTTCGAAACATACCAGGAAAGAAATGGCACCACGTTTCGTGTCGGCTCCACAAGGAAAAATCGCTGAACAGGGAAGAGACGTTTTTTTGGACGCAATAATAGACAGTTATCCGCCATCCGACATCACGTGGAGCAAGAACGGTATCGAGTTGATTTCCGATGgtgtcaaattaataataaccaacGAAGTCAACAAAACTCGGTTGGACATTAAACGTCTTACCGTAGAAGACAGTGGCCAATATACGTGCAAAGCTATGAACGCTGCTGGAGGCACAAGCTGTACAACAGACGTCATTGTCAAAa AAAACGTGTTTCCACCCGTCATGTGCCGAAGACTCTTACCGAACACTGTTGCTGAAGGCGAAAGAGTAGTTTTAGAAATTGAAGTAGCCGGCACGCCTGAACCAACAGTGAGTTGGTTCAAAAATAATCAACCACTATCGACCACGTTGAATTTGTACAGATTAAGACAACAGGGGAATTGCAGTGCCGTAGTTATTGAAAAAG CTACTACGGAACATGCTGGAGAGTACAAAGTCGTGGCGAAAAACGAAGGCGGAGAGGCGGTAAGTTGTGCGGATTTGAGAGTGGTTCAGCCTTTACCTGATATCGGATTAAATTTGTTACCCACATATGCATCGAATGACAACACAGATAAAGTGAATGTG GATTACTACAAAAGTATTGTACCGATGAATCAATCTaaacaattgaatattattagcaAAACACAAGAAAACTCGCATTTTTCTAAATCTGTCTTCGTTCAAGAATCAATAAACAATACTAAGGATGTAGTTATGACTGTTAACCGTTCCGAAACAAacgattttgatttaaattcgaATAATACAAACGCTAATTATGAAACTACTGAAAAACAGATATCAGTTCAAAACGAAAATATCGAAAATGGATCGATAACGAAAAAAAGTGCACTTCAgttctttaaaaatgttatcgaaGATAATAAAGTTGAAAAATCCAGTAATTCAACTATTGCGTCCTCGACAGGAACATACAAAAGAGAAAGCCCCGTAGACaagttcaataataattcaaataattttgtatctGTGAAGTCATATAATATTGAAGAAAACGTATCAAATAGCTCGTTTAAACAGTCAAACGACGCGGAAGTCATTTTAGAACCAGGTCCACCGCCCACTTTTGATTATATGCCAAGAGCACAATCTGTAAAAAAAGATCAAATGACTGAACGGTTGAGAAGACTATcaacaaatcaaaaattattatcaccCGAACAAATTCCGTCCGGTGCTGTTAGAATATTTCCTGATGTAACCTCCGAGGTAAAACAAGAAGTTTTTGAAGAAACTTGTGTAAAAAAAGAAGTAATAAAATCTGGGTTATCTGATAATACAACAACACATACACATTTAGCTACATCCCAAGCTCCTCTACCACATAGTGAACCTCATGTTCCACTGTTGAGACCTCAAGCTGACATAGATGTGCGACCAGGTTCTCCGAGGCCTTCTGCCGAAGCTATATCTATGGAAAAGCTCTGGACAAAAGCGCATTCTTCACACGTTCAAAAAACTCCAGTGTCATTTTCACCGGTTCATATGAAAACATATTCTTCGTCGGAAAGCCAATCGTTTGTTTCGGagactatagaaaaaaatggtgagctaataaaaaatgaaagcaAAGAAGAGAAACAGGGTAGTCTAAAAATAGACGATGGTGTTAAAAAAGTTTCTGAATCGTTTTCAGAAATTTCAATAGGTCCGACAAAACACGTCGAACCTCCCCGAAATGAAATCAAACGCCCGGCATCAGCACATTTGTTTAATGAAGCAATATCTAAAGATTCTTTCTTCGGTAATAAAATCCAAACACAACATTTTTCTGAAGAATCATCACAAATTAAAACGAGTTCTATGTATGACGTAAAATCcaatatttctgaaaatatagAAAGAAACAGTTTCAATGCAAAATCCGATCGTCAACTAAAAAGTAATCAGTCATACGAtagaaatatgcaaaatacaTATCAATTTTTACCAGAACGGTCAATAGGGCCAATAAAACATGTGGAACCGCCGAGCAACGATAAAGTAAGTTCTAATTTTACACGATCACATAGTGTAGAAACTGCCAGGGAAAAGCAATGGGCGTCTCAATCACCAGTAGCTTTTAGAGGACCGcctcaaaataaaacatattcatCGTTTGAAGCACATTCAAGTTTTTCAAAAAGCTTAGAAAAAGACGGTGTGTTAGTAGCCTCCGAATTTAATGAAGAAGGCGGTCGAGTAGTGGACGATGGCGTTCAAAAAGTATACGATTCGTTTTCAGAACGTTCAAAATTACCATCAAAGATCGCCGATCTTTCAAAAAATACCAACAAATCAAATTCTATAAAAACCATGCAAAAAATGTTCGAGCAAACTGGTTCATCGTCTACGGTGTCAAATGTCGCTTCAAACATAAGACCTTACAGTAGAATTAAATCCCGAGCAAGTGATAGCGATTTCGAGAGTGAAGCAGAATTATCAAAATACAACGTAGAGCAAAAAGTTTCGGAgagctataatagttttgaatcGAAAATGTATTCTTCGAAAACTCAATTACAAGAAATCAAAAGTACTTCGATGATTATGCAAAGTCCAATTAGGGAAAGTGGTTACGCGGCTGACACGGACGAACCTAGGGGCTTTCAGAGCGAAGCAGTAGCTAATAATCAAACGTTTAACTCCAAGAGGAATTCGGGGTTTCAAAGTGCTTCAATAAAGAAG GCTGAGTTTTTGGAAAACGAACGTCGTCAACCGAACCGGGCACATCCTATGCAGTGGGCGAACCAGTACAATCAACATTGTCGGGCTCAGGTCCGGAGCCCCGCGAAATTTGTCAGGGGCGAATTCCGAGAGAGCGATTATGAGAGCGACTACGAGTGTAGGATACAACCAATATGGCGCCCGAACGACTCGGAATCGGAGGAACCGGTATACAAGCCGGTCAGACCTGGTTTCAAGACTCCCGTCAAAAAAGTCGAGGGGTCGCGACACTTGCAGCCAGTGAAATCGGTGGCGGCGCCGGTGGAAGCTTTCGAATTGAAACCAGGATCGCCGCCCGAGATGGGTTTCGCGCCGTCGCCGGACGTACACAGATCGGTGAGCTTTGTCGAGTCCGAATGCAACGAAAGCGTGCAGAGGACCACACACTTCCTGTCGTCCGACGGTCGCGGTCACGGTCACGGGACACTGGAGCGAAACGCCGAGGCGAAGCGGCTGCAAAGGGTAGATGAAATGAGGAAGAGATTCGAACAAAAGTCACTGTGTCCGGCCGAATCAGGTTCGGTGCAGCAGGCGGTCTCGTCACAGCTCACGCAAG gTACTAACCAAATCGATTTGTCCCAAACCGGAATTCCGTATTTCAAACACGATTTCGGATATGAGTTCGGTGTAGTGTATCCCGTGAATGCGAGAAACGGTAACACGGCTAACCCGACGGATAGCGTCAACATACCAGTGATACACGAGTTTTCCAAAACCGTTCGGGCGCAGACATCCGAGATGTCTAATCCTAACACGCACCGAGAACATTTTAAGACAATAACAG ATGGAACCGTTATTAGCCCCATTTACCAAAAAGAACTGAGCGTCACCGAACACTCGGATCCATCGCACAGTTCACCATTTTTCGCAACC CCGTTAAAAGACATAGCTGTAGTTAGCGGCAAGCCTGCCAGATTCGAGTGCATAGTGCAAGGCGAACCCGTCAGCGAAATCGTG TGGTCGTGCAACGGCCAAGTGCTGGAAAACTCGGACTGTTACCAGGCGCAATACAGGAACGGCGTGTGCAGACTGACGATACCCAGGACGTACCAAT TCAATGCCGGATCGTACTCGTGCACCGTGTCCAATTACCTGGGGTCCAGCAGCACATCGGCCGATCTCCGAGTGTCAGGTGAGTCTCGCACGTTCATTCAACATTAA